A section of the Leptospira semungkisensis genome encodes:
- a CDS encoding tetratricopeptide repeat protein has translation MAKSSALSTQLSLEESAWELFETGAYEEVSHLAEKNPKNVFLNHLRAVGIFETESSTANNFLLDGKTVLTPLVGAYLHRAKGNTKEAALLFHEYFKASSSPVSYSILKTGIKTCEEMGAYKACADLIQRYKALFNDGYFCRLEFFSNYHLRKFEDALKTFKENSEQLKEDRDVLAALGLCFVHIGKFDEAVNILEKLPGAGEIPTYEEKVTEYSDKIKEIPKYESRRKELNKQELLDLGYAYLFSASYKKAEEVFTSLVGQEGQ, from the coding sequence ATGGCTAAAAGTTCCGCCCTTTCCACACAGCTTTCCCTGGAGGAATCCGCATGGGAACTCTTCGAGACGGGAGCCTATGAGGAGGTGTCGCATCTTGCTGAGAAGAATCCTAAGAATGTTTTCTTAAATCATTTAAGAGCAGTCGGGATCTTCGAGACTGAATCCTCTACCGCGAATAATTTTCTTTTGGACGGAAAGACAGTACTGACTCCTCTTGTAGGAGCATACCTGCATAGAGCCAAAGGAAATACAAAAGAAGCAGCTCTACTATTTCACGAATACTTCAAGGCATCCTCTAGTCCGGTTTCGTACTCTATCTTAAAGACAGGGATCAAGACTTGCGAAGAGATGGGAGCGTACAAGGCTTGTGCCGATCTTATCCAAAGATACAAAGCATTATTCAATGACGGATACTTTTGCCGTTTAGAATTCTTCTCCAATTATCATTTGAGAAAATTCGAAGATGCTTTGAAAACTTTCAAAGAGAATTCCGAGCAGCTAAAAGAAGATAGGGACGTGCTCGCGGCTCTAGGATTATGCTTTGTTCATATAGGAAAATTTGATGAGGCAGTGAATATTCTGGAAAAACTTCCTGGTGCGGGAGAGATCCCAACCTATGAAGAGAAGGTAACGGAATATTCTGATAAGATCAAAGAGATTCCTAAATACGAATCCAGAAGAAAAGAACTGAACAAACAAGAGTTATTAGATCTAGGTTACGCTTACTTATTCTCCGCTTCTTATAAAAAAGCAGAGGAAGTATTTACTTCTCTGGTCGGGCAAGAAGGACAATAA
- the asnS gene encoding asparagine--tRNA ligase, producing MSETKTIDLNDLSKHVNETVLIQGWVHGIRGSNARQFLSLRSSGKIIQVLAEKEILGEELFSEIKHLKQEASLEVIGKLVENEKSPIGFELILSSYKKIGESENYPITPKEHGIDFLLSQRHLWLRSSKQLAIIKIRSELSYHIRKYFHENKFTLIDTPILTGSIGESAGTLFSTEYFDLGKAYLAQTGQLYLETAIFAHSKVYCYGPTFRAEKSKTRRHLTEFWMVEAESAYVSHAENIKLQEDFVKTVIRETVASCQAELKVLERDPAPLMEYISKPFALIDYKDALAHLQSQGEDIVWGDDINSEREQMLCQKYGGPVFIQKYPREAKAFYMKVNPEDPKTVLNADLIAPDGVGEIIGGSEREESYETITKRLEEEKLPVESYEWYLELRKYGSVPHSGFGLGTERLVAWICGLQHVRECIPFPRMMERLYP from the coding sequence ATGTCCGAAACGAAGACCATCGATCTAAACGATCTCTCCAAACATGTAAACGAAACAGTCCTGATCCAAGGATGGGTCCACGGGATCCGAGGTTCCAATGCCAGACAGTTTTTGAGTTTGAGAAGTTCAGGAAAGATCATCCAAGTCTTGGCCGAGAAAGAGATTTTAGGAGAAGAACTCTTCTCCGAGATCAAGCATCTCAAACAAGAGGCTTCTTTGGAAGTGATCGGTAAATTGGTGGAGAACGAAAAGTCTCCCATCGGTTTCGAGCTCATTCTTTCTTCTTATAAGAAAATAGGAGAGTCTGAAAATTATCCGATCACTCCTAAGGAACACGGAATAGATTTCCTATTGTCGCAAAGACATCTTTGGTTGCGTTCCAGTAAGCAGTTAGCCATCATAAAGATTAGAAGTGAATTATCCTACCATATCCGAAAATATTTCCATGAGAATAAGTTTACTCTAATAGATACTCCTATACTTACTGGCTCGATCGGAGAATCTGCAGGCACATTGTTTTCTACCGAATACTTCGATCTTGGAAAAGCATACTTAGCTCAAACCGGTCAATTGTATTTAGAGACTGCGATCTTCGCTCATAGTAAGGTGTATTGCTACGGACCTACATTTCGTGCGGAGAAGAGTAAGACAAGACGACATCTCACAGAATTTTGGATGGTCGAAGCTGAATCTGCTTATGTATCACATGCAGAAAACATAAAGTTACAGGAAGATTTCGTAAAGACAGTGATTCGAGAGACAGTTGCAAGTTGTCAGGCTGAGTTGAAAGTATTAGAAAGAGATCCGGCTCCTCTTATGGAATATATTTCTAAGCCATTTGCACTTATAGATTATAAGGACGCCTTGGCGCATTTACAATCCCAAGGAGAAGATATAGTCTGGGGAGACGATATCAATTCAGAAAGAGAGCAGATGCTTTGCCAAAAATACGGCGGACCTGTATTCATCCAAAAATATCCGAGAGAAGCAAAGGCATTCTACATGAAGGTCAACCCAGAAGATCCTAAGACTGTATTGAATGCGGATCTGATCGCTCCGGATGGAGTAGGTGAGATCATAGGCGGCTCCGAAAGAGAAGAAAGTTACGAGACCATTACTAAAAGGCTAGAAGAAGAAAAGCTACCTGTAGAATCCTATGAATGGTATTTAGAACTCAGAAAATACGGCTCTGTTCCTCATTCCGGATTTGGGCTGGGAACGGAAAGGCTCGTGGCTTGGATCTGCGGATTGCAACATGTTCGAGAATGTATCCCTTTCCCAAGAATGATGGAAAGGCTATATCCATAA
- the folD gene encoding bifunctional methylenetetrahydrofolate dehydrogenase/methenyltetrahydrofolate cyclohydrolase FolD, with the protein MTAILLDGKKLSQKIKDSIAEEIKTLTASGKKPPKLATILVGTDPASETYVSMKVKSCHAVGMGSEKIVLPQTTTTEELLAVIDRLNADPEVHGILLQHPCPPQIDERAAFDRIDLKKDVDGVTTLSFGKLSMGVETYLPCTPYGMVLLLKEYGINPEGKKAVVVGRSPILGKPMAMLLTEMNATVTLCHSKTKNLAEIIGQADIIVGAVGKPEFVKADWIKPGAVLLDAGYNPGNVGDIEISKAWEKSSHYTPVPGGVGPMTISVLLLQTLYSAKDHFTPPLK; encoded by the coding sequence ATGACTGCGATTCTACTGGATGGAAAGAAACTCTCTCAAAAGATCAAGGACTCCATCGCCGAAGAGATCAAGACTCTTACGGCTTCTGGCAAAAAGCCTCCTAAGTTAGCGACCATCCTTGTAGGAACCGATCCAGCTTCCGAAACCTACGTAAGCATGAAAGTAAAGTCCTGTCATGCGGTTGGAATGGGTTCAGAGAAAATCGTTCTTCCCCAAACTACGACGACCGAAGAACTACTCGCAGTCATAGATCGCTTAAATGCGGATCCAGAAGTTCATGGGATCTTACTTCAACACCCTTGCCCTCCTCAAATCGATGAAAGAGCCGCTTTCGATAGGATAGATTTGAAGAAGGATGTGGACGGAGTTACTACACTTTCTTTCGGAAAACTTTCCATGGGAGTCGAAACCTATCTTCCTTGCACACCGTACGGCATGGTGCTTTTACTAAAGGAATACGGGATCAATCCGGAAGGAAAGAAAGCAGTCGTTGTAGGACGTTCTCCTATCCTCGGAAAACCGATGGCAATGCTCCTAACTGAGATGAATGCTACAGTTACACTTTGCCATTCCAAGACCAAGAATCTGGCAGAAATTATCGGACAAGCAGACATTATCGTGGGCGCCGTCGGAAAACCGGAATTCGTGAAAGCGGATTGGATCAAGCCCGGTGCTGTGCTGTTAGACGCCGGCTATAATCCAGGAAATGTTGGAGATATCGAGATCTCCAAAGCTTGGGAAAAATCCTCTCATTATACTCCTGTTCCGGGAGGTGTAGGACCTATGACGATCTCCGTCCTACTCTTGCAGACATTGTACTCGGCAAAAGATCACTTTACACCCCCGCTGAAATGA
- a CDS encoding acetylxylan esterase, giving the protein MAISFDECFQTYPPFAPPADLEDFWAEAIRELKGFPVKNQTKALLKGTILKETIYDISFQSYGNATLTGSLVIPRKRGDLPVLVYFHDYAKDRPQIIKGLTEAGIAQLILDLRGHGTQLIRPVLKEGEFPDPDWTPGYFRKGLEAKESFFLKSNYLDVIRTIEFLRLTDGIDGDKIILAGKGLGASMALFGAANSPRVKALILETPNFCHIDDNQLKLGTSWSKEIAEQIANAKSKKAQVKKNLSYFDTLNFSKKIKIPTLVSVGMEDKVSHPKSVFALFNHLVCDKRMQVYPTEGNEAGVAGDKQNLANLEFSKEILFPE; this is encoded by the coding sequence ATGGCTATCAGTTTCGACGAGTGCTTCCAGACCTATCCTCCGTTTGCACCCCCTGCCGATCTAGAAGATTTTTGGGCGGAAGCGATCCGGGAACTTAAAGGTTTTCCGGTAAAGAACCAAACCAAGGCCCTTCTCAAAGGGACCATACTCAAAGAAACCATCTATGATATTTCTTTCCAATCCTACGGAAATGCTACCTTAACCGGTAGTTTGGTTATTCCTCGAAAAAGAGGAGATCTTCCTGTTCTCGTTTATTTTCACGACTACGCAAAAGATAGACCTCAGATCATCAAAGGACTCACAGAAGCTGGGATCGCCCAGCTCATCTTGGATCTAAGAGGCCACGGCACTCAATTGATTCGTCCCGTCTTGAAAGAAGGAGAATTTCCGGATCCTGATTGGACTCCCGGATATTTCCGCAAAGGTCTGGAAGCAAAAGAATCCTTCTTCTTAAAATCGAATTATTTGGATGTGATCCGAACCATAGAGTTCCTACGTTTGACTGACGGGATAGATGGGGATAAGATCATTCTTGCGGGGAAGGGACTCGGCGCCTCCATGGCACTTTTCGGAGCGGCAAATTCTCCTCGAGTCAAAGCACTTATATTAGAAACTCCTAATTTTTGTCATATAGACGATAACCAACTCAAATTAGGAACAAGCTGGTCCAAGGAGATTGCAGAGCAGATCGCTAACGCAAAATCCAAAAAGGCACAGGTCAAAAAGAATCTCTCTTATTTTGATACACTCAATTTCTCCAAGAAGATCAAGATCCCTACTCTTGTTTCCGTCGGTATGGAAGATAAAGTTTCCCATCCTAAATCGGTTTTCGCTCTCTTCAACCACCTAGTTTGTGACAAGAGAATGCAAGTCTATCCTACGGAAGGAAATGAAGCAGGCGTTGCTGGGGACAAACAAAATCTGGCGAATCTGGAATTCTCGAAAGAGATCCTATTTCCGGAATGA
- the cysS gene encoding cysteine--tRNA ligase: protein MKEVRFHNSLTGNKEIFSPEFPDKVRVYSCGPTVYNFAHLGNLRAFLFVDLLRRSLIAFGYKPDMTMNITDIDDKIIRESIASGKTIQEFTAPWVKAFQEDLESLNIQKLEHYPKATDSIPSMVEIVKHLQSRDLVYEKDGSLYYSISKFKDYGKLSKIDVSGMKSGTRYDTDEYEKDDVRDFVLWKFPKQEGEPSWETEIGSGRPGWHLECSAMIRDVYGSGVDIHTGGVDLTFPHHENEIAQSEGAYPNENFVKYWLHSEHLLVNGEKMAKSKGNFFTLRDLTKEGADLRHIRFLLIAAHYRSKLNFTKDRLEEAEQSVSRIQNCVNRLLEADSKSGSASINSNIQIPEWDEFLDSLADDLNISKFLASVFETVKETNQALDQGSISEEGISKRLELFRKIDSILGILSFELKEEVLDSEIDEMVRQRQEARQNKNFAEADRLRDKLNELGIILEDTKEGLRWKRK from the coding sequence ATGAAGGAAGTCCGGTTTCATAATTCTCTTACTGGAAACAAGGAAATATTCTCTCCCGAATTTCCAGACAAAGTAAGAGTTTATTCCTGCGGTCCTACAGTATATAACTTCGCCCATCTCGGAAATCTAAGAGCCTTTCTATTCGTAGATCTATTGCGCAGGTCGCTTATCGCATTCGGTTACAAACCTGATATGACGATGAATATTACGGACATTGACGATAAGATCATACGAGAATCCATTGCTTCAGGCAAAACGATCCAAGAATTCACCGCGCCTTGGGTAAAAGCATTTCAAGAAGATTTAGAATCTCTGAATATTCAAAAATTGGAACATTATCCCAAGGCGACCGATTCCATTCCATCTATGGTAGAAATCGTAAAGCATTTGCAATCCAGAGATCTCGTGTATGAAAAGGACGGAAGCCTTTATTATTCCATCTCTAAGTTCAAGGACTATGGAAAACTCTCCAAGATTGACGTTAGTGGAATGAAATCCGGAACTCGCTATGATACAGATGAATACGAAAAAGACGATGTAAGAGATTTCGTTCTTTGGAAATTCCCTAAGCAAGAAGGAGAACCTTCTTGGGAGACTGAGATCGGCTCGGGAAGACCCGGTTGGCATTTAGAATGCTCTGCAATGATCCGAGATGTCTATGGCTCCGGAGTGGACATCCACACCGGAGGAGTAGACCTAACCTTCCCTCATCATGAGAATGAGATCGCGCAAAGTGAAGGAGCCTATCCGAACGAGAACTTCGTTAAGTACTGGCTTCATTCGGAACACTTGCTCGTAAACGGAGAGAAGATGGCCAAGTCCAAAGGCAATTTCTTCACTCTACGCGACTTAACAAAAGAGGGAGCGGACCTGCGCCATATCCGCTTTCTACTGATAGCAGCTCATTATAGATCCAAATTGAATTTCACCAAGGACAGATTAGAAGAAGCAGAACAATCCGTTTCCCGCATCCAAAATTGCGTGAATCGTTTATTGGAAGCCGATTCCAAGTCAGGATCTGCATCAATAAATTCGAATATTCAAATCCCTGAATGGGATGAGTTTCTGGATTCCCTTGCGGATGATCTAAATATCTCCAAATTCTTGGCCTCGGTATTTGAGACAGTCAAGGAAACGAACCAAGCCTTGGACCAAGGATCCATTTCCGAAGAAGGGATCTCGAAACGACTGGAACTATTCAGAAAGATAGATTCTATCTTAGGAATTCTTTCCTTCGAATTGAAAGAAGAAGTATTGGATTCCGAAATAGACGAAATGGTTCGGCAAAGACAAGAAGCCAGACAGAATAAAAACTTTGCAGAAGCGGATAGACTCAGAGACAAATTGAACGAACTAGGTATCATTTTGGAAGACACGAAAGAAGGTCTTCGCTGGAAAAGAAAATGA
- the rlmB gene encoding 23S rRNA (guanosine(2251)-2'-O)-methyltransferase RlmB, with the protein MSRSDYIYGRRNIREILERYLDQGSELPFQELWLTPGAKKELQDILSEIGNKIKIQEASPGKLDRMLPGVNHQGVLASRILLHTGDKKSFDEHLETCKGPILVLDRIQDPGNLGNILRTAECFGVETVLIPERDSSGITPVVEKVASGALAYLNVFRVGNLVQILEKLQKRNFWVVSTSDRGEEDWAKVPPWEELVILMGNEGEGLKRILMEKSDFTVRIPLHGHISSLNVTVATGIVLDRLKNRPR; encoded by the coding sequence ATGAGTCGTTCCGATTATATCTACGGAAGAAGAAATATCCGAGAGATTCTAGAAAGATATTTGGACCAAGGCTCCGAACTCCCCTTCCAAGAACTTTGGCTCACTCCGGGTGCGAAGAAGGAACTCCAGGATATTCTTTCCGAAATTGGCAATAAGATCAAGATCCAAGAAGCCTCTCCTGGAAAATTGGATCGAATGCTTCCTGGCGTCAATCACCAGGGAGTTCTCGCTTCCAGGATCCTTCTCCATACCGGTGACAAGAAATCCTTCGACGAACATCTAGAAACCTGTAAGGGTCCCATTCTTGTTTTAGATCGTATCCAAGATCCAGGCAACCTAGGAAATATCCTAAGGACCGCAGAATGCTTCGGAGTAGAGACAGTGCTCATTCCGGAGAGAGATTCTTCCGGGATCACTCCCGTTGTAGAGAAAGTTGCATCAGGCGCTCTTGCATATCTAAACGTATTTCGTGTCGGGAACCTGGTTCAAATATTAGAAAAATTGCAAAAACGAAACTTCTGGGTGGTCTCTACTTCCGATCGAGGAGAAGAGGATTGGGCCAAGGTCCCACCTTGGGAAGAATTGGTCATCCTCATGGGAAATGAAGGAGAAGGACTCAAACGGATCCTAATGGAGAAGTCTGATTTTACTGTCAGGATACCACTGCATGGACATATTTCCTCCTTGAATGTGACTGTGGCCACAGGAATCGTTTTAGACCGGCTCAAAAACCGACCA